One Glycine max cultivar Williams 82 chromosome 8, Glycine_max_v4.0, whole genome shotgun sequence genomic window, TTTTCCAACCACATTGTTAGTTCATTTAGAATCTCCGCAAGGTGTTTATAAAGTGGTCTTGCGTCTGATTTCAATGAATATTTCACGCTACTACTGCCTTCTGATGATTTACATTTTTCCTCAATTCTTGATACCTCAATCAGCAAATCTTTTATAGTGGTTTCAAATTTCTGTATCCCAGTAAAAGAAGTACTGAATTTCATCCAGAAGTCTAGGTTCTCCTCTAGAAGTTCATCAATGCTCATCCGGAACTTCTCTTCAATGGCTGATGTTGTAGATTCAGGTTcttcaacttttaaaaattcttcAATGTCATGTTGCTCCGGTGGTGCCGGCTGCACTGAAGTTAACTCTCCCAAATCCTCCATTCCCTCCAAGCTTTTCTGCAGGACACCTAGTTTCTGACGTAGGAGTCTAATTTCTTCATCTTTCAAGGCATTAGCAGTCTTCAGTTCTTTCAACTGCAAAGATGACTCAAAGAGGGcatcttgatttttcttctctatttcaGCTAGTCTGATCTTCATATCATCATAATTTTGAAGAGCATTAGTATACTCTGACAGCAAAGCCTTTTCCCTATCCTGCATTCCATTCAACAATTGCTGCCAATCAGACTCATCTTCTTTTGTCATTCTATTTCCGCTACTAGTTTTCAAAGCATCTGTTGATTCTGTAACATCACTGTAGTTAGAATCCGGGgacttctctctttctttcaacTCTATTGGAGATTTGTTTTCCACTGGGGTTTCCTCATTCATTTCTGGTGAACCTGTGACATTATTAGGCTTGTTTTCTGGAATTACACCGTCTTTTGCCACTTCTGCAACCATAAGCTCCTTGTCTGAATTCACAGTATCTTCTATTGTTGCATTGACCTTATGCCCCTCATTCAATAGCACACTGTCTTGATTCAATGCATCTAGTCCTTTAGGAACATGTTCAGATTCTGCTTCCCTTGATGACTTCCTTTGTGTTAGTGATATTTCCGCAACCAGATCTGGCTTCACCTTTTGGACTTTCTCCGACAGATGATCTAGATTACAATGTGCTTCAGTGAAATGGGTTTGGAGGTTGGTATTCTGATCTTCAACAACTTGGTTTAGATCCTGTACCTCACGCAGCTTATCATCCATTTCTCTCAGTTGCTCGTTCAATTTAGCTTTATCACTGATCAAGCCTTCCTTATCACCTTCTAGAGTTCGAACCACGGTATGAAGTTCATCAGTTTCTACTTTTAATCTCTTTACAAGAGCTGTCTGGGAAGAAACTGCACTTTCTAAGTTGATAACTTTGTTCACAAGTGAATCAATCTTTTCTGCCATATCTTTCACTGTTAGAGTTGAATAGGATCCAGCCTCAAagtgttcttttattttctcctgCAATTGCTGCAACTCCTGTCTCTGCTGATTCATTTTGTCCACATCTACATCCAAGTCCTTTGTTCCAGCTATTTCTTTTACACCTCCTTTTGCCCTTGGCTCTTTGGAATTGATTTGATCATAATTGAACTCATTCATGAGAGAACTTAACTTTTCCCTCGCTTCCTTTACCCTTTTGGTCTCAATTTTCGTCTCATCAAGTGATATAGCCTGTTTCAGTTCCAACTGTGACAATGTCTCTTGGCATGACTTAAGAGCTGCTGCTGCCATCAAACACCGTGCTTCCTCGTCATCAATAGCAACACCTTCTCCAAGTTCATCTTGCAAATTGGACACTTTCTCTTGTAATCCCTGGATCTGCTGATCAGTATCCCAGTACCTGGCAATGGCATTATCATAAGAACTCTTCACAAACTCTTTCACTGTTTGCAATGCCAGAATCTCTTTCTGCAGCTTGTCAACCTCTGCAAGCGCCTCCTTTCTGCTCAATCCAGATTTTTGAACTTTAGGAGCCACAGCTGCAGATGCTACTACCTTCTTGGGATTGAGTTTCTTTGTGGCTGTTGTTATGACACTTTTTAAATCTCTAAGTGGAGGCTTTGGAACCTTTGGAACATTAGGAATATTTGGCTTGTGCCCTTCTGGCATTTTTCTCGGGGTTTTCGGTCTAGGCGaatcctcatcatcatcatccataTATGGGACTTGATCCGGGCACACAGAAGCGATAGTGTTGTTTGCATTTTGCAACTCAGTTGATATGTGATCATACCTATCCGCTAAAGAACGGTATGCCCTGAATGATTCTTCCACAAAGTTTATCAGCTCTGGTCTCCTTTTATAATACATTTCTGCTCTCTTGGCAAAGGAATCCCCCTCTTCCTCTAGGAGCTTCAAAACAGCGTGCACCTTTTCCTCCATATCTGCAGTTTTTCTCGtagattttagttttataagTAAATAGATATATTACATACCCATTTAAGTGTGATGTGCTGATCATATAATGGCACTTAAGCCATTGCATGTAGCCAATTGTTGAAGGaacctttaattttaattttctagtaagcaaatcaaggttttaaattgatgCCATCAAGTCATGATTACACATCATCAATTGAATCTTCTGATTGCAGTCACATATATACCATTTATTTTTGCGCGTGTGAAAAACATAATTTGAATGTTTAAATCAACAATTAAACTAACAGATCATCCAAATCTTACATGTTTATTAAATCATGACTAGTGAAAACAAAGATCATTTCTATCTTCCTCATATGAAAATGCTAAGAAGTTTCTATGATCAGGATCAAACCATGAGGCACTACCTAGCAGATAATGTGGTATGgagatcaaattaaacaattaaaaattagatcatGAATTGGAAAGTTGAATTGAAGCAATCCACCCCTTGTTTGAAAGCAAGCAAAAAGATGACGGGAAAAAAAAACTGACCTTGGAGGTTTTGTTCCATCCATTTTGATTGCTTTGTTCTGATGTGGCTAGCCCACCACCATGAATATGCATTGCTTGCAGCTCTCTGCAACATGTTGGTTGttccttttttctattcttgttaTCCCTCCCCCTTATAGTTAATGTTGGGATCAAAAAAATGAGAATAGAAAACATGCAAACcttgtgtgtgtgggtgtgtgtatCCCTATCTACTCTCTCTAAATGTCTAGAGAGGGAGGAGAAGATATAAATATCATGACAAGACCAAGACCaagataagagaaaaaaaatgaaaagaaaaagtttgaTTCAGCAATGAGAAACAGATTTTATGTTGTGTGTGAAAAAAGAGAGAACGTGGAACTAATAAGTTCTAATTATGGGATCATGGAGGGGAGGAAACTTCGCCCGAACTTAATGTCCCAACCctcctttttttcaaaaaagcaTAGCCAATGGCCTATGTGCACGTGTCACTCTCCTGCTCTTCCAACGGAGCAATACCTACCACTTCTTTTGCTCTACAAGCCAGCTCGTGTAGTAGTTctatattttaatgatttaagaaaatacaaataaaaatagtataagATTGCTCTTAACACCATACTACCACTCTAAGGCTATTTTgatattgcatttttttatatataaaagtttaggTGAGTTGAATACTGGGTTCATTAAGGTTAGGACAAAACTTAGTTAGGACAAAACTTAATGTCTAATGAGAGCGCTTATAGAAATATTTAGATACTATCTATCAATAAAGTTCTCATATTAGCAACGAGAATTAAATTCATATCTTTTAAGATATGAGTTTGTTTCTTACCCATTGGATCGATCTTGCTATTGCATTTTCAAGTTACTCATTTTGTATTCTTTTCTTTAAGTCTATGGTCTCAAGTTTTAAATATCCTATAACAAAATGACTTAAATAGCCTGATATATTGGGATATGgtttagttatttttctttgcttgGCATGTCTAAGTCCTTTTGAATTTTGGCAGAACTTAAACAACTGATTATGTTTGTctcattgttataaaatttatttttataagtaggTCTATTTTGAACatgcataaaaaatgaaatgaaaacccACGGGTATGTTactagtttttcaaaaaaagcaTAGCCAAAATCACCTATGTGCAGATGTGGCTCTCCTGCTCTTCCAACGGAGCAATACCTACCACTTCTTTTGCTCTACAAGCCAGCTCCTGTAGTTTAgttctaaattttaataattttaaaaaataaaaataaaaatattaattatgtaagatttaaaaagattttacagattaaattaatcaaaatatacataattaatttaagaaaactaaaatttaaatcaattattgTATAGTAAGGATCATTTGATAATGAAAAATGAGTGAATAGGCATTTTGGTCCCCGTCTTTGTAGTCATTTTGTATATTAGTCCATATCctattgaaatgtaaaaaatagtctctatctttgcataagtgttgcaaaatagtcattGTCGTTAAATTCGAAAGTAACGCCGTTAGTGAGGTGCATTGCTGACAATTATAGTGTCACGTAGACTATTCAACGTGACACTGAAGTCTGCGTTTATAAAGCATCTTCTCCTCACTTGCTTCTTCCTCAAATTAGGGTTTTTGAAGCTTATGTCCTCTGAATTCCCTCCTTGTTCTTAAGTGTGTTCTTGAAATTAGGGTTTGTAAAGCTTATCTCATCTGTAAAGGTTTTAtcctttgcttcttcttcttcacttgaTTTCTCCATGTCTGCAAGTGGTAGTTCTTCTGTATTTTCTAGTAGAACCATTCGCCAATGCCACCATGGAAGATGTGCAGCTATTTGAACTGCAAGAACAAGGAGGAACCAGGAAGGTTATTCTATATTTGTGCATTGCCCCAAATAGACCTAGATaactgtcaattttttcaatgggttgaagaagaaaaccaaGTTTCTAATCCTTCTTCTGTCACAAGAGAATCAATGATAGTGGCTGATTTGAACCTACAAATTGAAGCTTtgcagaagaaaatgagaaatttaacaaacattgtgttgttaggtttttcatttttaattataatgttagttttagggggaatgtattttaggaaaaatttgTGGAAGCATCTTTTGATATTGTAATTGTTGTtttgttgaagaatttgtagtAGGAAGAAATTTGTTGCTAATGTAAGTtacccaattcaattaaatataatttgttgctGAAATTTGTAGTTTAATCAATTCACCTAAACCCAGTtcaatgaaatataattttatttttatttatttatcattatctAAACATATTCATTAATGTGTCTACTGCTGTCAGATGTGGTACAACAGAGTAATTGCCATATTTTCCTTGTTGTTGTTCCCTAGTCATTAGGCTGTCCATTAACCCCATTTATCAGAAGTGTTCAAGTAATAAAGCACATAATTCCAGTTGTATAGCTTGTTGAAGTTAGTGAAGTAGGAAATGTCTGAGAAATTGAAAAACCAATCAGGGGGGAAAAGCACTAAAAGTAATGGTCATTCCTTGTTCTCTCTCTAATTCAAAGTTGAAATACATGAAGCTCTAGCTCCAAAACAATGTGtaaattataagagaaaaagaagaaacaaggcATTAAATCATGTGATTTTTCAAAGTCTAGAAGTTGT contains:
- the LOC100816005 gene encoding protein NETWORKED 2D, with the protein product MLQRAASNAYSWWWASHIRTKQSKWMEQNLQDMEEKVHAVLKLLEEEGDSFAKRAEMYYKRRPELINFVEESFRAYRSLADRYDHISTELQNANNTIASVCPDQVPYMDDDDEDSPRPKTPRKMPEGHKPNIPNVPKVPKPPLRDLKSVITTATKKLNPKKVVASAAVAPKVQKSGLSRKEALAEVDKLQKEILALQTVKEFVKSSYDNAIARYWDTDQQIQGLQEKVSNLQDELGEGVAIDDEEARCLMAAAALKSCQETLSQLELKQAISLDETKIETKRVKEAREKLSSLMNEFNYDQINSKEPRAKGGVKEIAGTKDLDVDVDKMNQQRQELQQLQEKIKEHFEAGSYSTLTVKDMAEKIDSLVNKVINLESAVSSQTALVKRLKVETDELHTVVRTLEGDKEGLISDKAKLNEQLREMDDKLREVQDLNQVVEDQNTNLQTHFTEAHCNLDHLSEKVQKVKPDLVAEISLTQRKSSREAESEHVPKGLDALNQDSVLLNEGHKVNATIEDTVNSDKELMVAEVAKDGVIPENKPNNVTGSPEMNEETPVENKSPIELKEREKSPDSNYSDVTESTDALKTSSGNRMTKEDESDWQQLLNGMQDREKALLSEYTNALQNYDDMKIRLAEIEKKNQDALFESSLQLKELKTANALKDEEIRLLRQKLGVLQKSLEGMEDLGELTSVQPAPPEQHDIEEFLKVEEPESTTSAIEEKFRMSIDELLEENLDFWMKFSTSFTGIQKFETTIKDLLIEVSRIEEKCKSSEGSSSVKYSLKSDARPLYKHLAEILNELTMWLENSALLKEELQCRFSSLCEIQEEITTALKASAEDDDFKFTSYQAAKFQGEVLNMKQENNRVADELQAGLDLVTSLQLDGEKALAKMNERFGLSNSNKSQRSSDSQNSVPLRSFIFGVKPKKQKQSIFSCMTPGMHRKYRGHRG